The following proteins are co-located in the Firmicutes bacterium HGW-Firmicutes-1 genome:
- a CDS encoding glycosyl transferase family 2 produces MKERGNTVTEIMVSICCITYNQEKYISETLEGFLMQKTDFEYEILIHDDASTDQTAAIIKQYETKYPGIIKSIYQKTNQYSKGVKIDLTFNFPRAKGKYIALCEGDDYWTDVNKLQLQVEFMEKHANCSLCTHMAEKISNDLKNIGYIRPNVGDREYKTDDVIRGGGSAFATNSMMFPTKLVKELPDFYVKAPVGDYPLAIFLSLYGNVQYIDLCMSAYRVLSIGSWSSKLEANPEKKRTHNKRIETMLYEIDEFANYAYTQEIRNYIIKQEICLYMKNLIGQYIPFAGILWRKIKNIV; encoded by the coding sequence ATGAAAGAAAGGGGTAATACCGTGACAGAAATAATGGTGAGCATATGCTGTATTACATACAACCAAGAAAAGTATATTTCAGAAACATTGGAAGGTTTTTTAATGCAAAAAACGGATTTTGAATATGAAATATTAATACATGATGACGCCTCGACAGATCAAACAGCAGCAATCATTAAGCAGTATGAAACAAAGTACCCAGGTATTATTAAATCAATATACCAAAAAACAAATCAGTATTCTAAAGGTGTAAAAATCGACCTAACATTTAATTTCCCAAGAGCAAAGGGAAAGTACATTGCCCTTTGTGAAGGAGATGATTATTGGACAGATGTAAATAAATTACAATTACAAGTAGAATTTATGGAAAAACATGCCAATTGTAGCTTGTGTACGCATATGGCCGAAAAAATTTCAAATGATCTAAAAAATATCGGTTATATTAGACCGAATGTAGGCGACAGGGAATATAAAACTGACGATGTAATTCGTGGTGGAGGTAGTGCATTTGCTACAAATTCTATGATGTTTCCAACAAAGCTAGTGAAGGAACTTCCTGACTTTTACGTAAAAGCGCCAGTGGGAGATTATCCATTAGCAATTTTTCTATCCTTATATGGCAATGTGCAATATATCGATTTATGCATGTCTGCTTATCGTGTTTTGTCGATTGGTTCATGGAGTAGTAAGCTAGAAGCAAATCCCGAAAAGAAGCGTACACATAATAAAAGGATTGAAACAATGCTATATGAAATTGACGAATTTGCAAATTATGCGTATACACAGGAAATTAGGAATTATATTATCAAACAAGAAATTTGTTTGTACATGAAAAACCTTATTGGACAATACATCCCCTTTGCAGGTATATTGTGGAGAAAAATTAAGAATATCGTGTAA
- a CDS encoding flippase translates to MNALNMKNTILYGLFWKLMERGGTQGIQFIVQIILARLLLPEYYGLIALITVFIAIANVFVQSGFSTALIQKKDVDELDFNSVFYIGLSVAIVMYIIIFFSAPLIAAFYKEPKLILVLRVLSLTLFFGAMNAIQMAIVSRTMQFKRFFFSSLGGIIISGVVGIAMAFMGFGVWALVGQQLSNGFVVTSILWFTVQWQPKFQFSLARVKSLFAFGWKLLVSSLLETVYNNVYGLVIGRTYNAQMLGYYNRGDQFPNMIVTNINGTISSVLLPSLAAHQQDKDRVKRMVRRSIVTSAFIIFPAMVGLAVCAHPLVRILLTDKWLACVPFLQLMCISYAFWPIHTANLQAINALGRSDIFLKLEIIKKCLGVAVLCVSIPFGIYVMIAFKPIVSFVSTLINSFPNRKLLNYSFKEQWLDIMPSTLLSITMGVIIYAINFIGWNAWVTLILQLSIGTVLYLGMAHVFKLECYRYLVDTIKEFFWERKQERCKNEKFDHRGGRKCS, encoded by the coding sequence ATGAATGCTCTTAATATGAAAAACACAATCCTTTACGGTCTTTTCTGGAAACTGATGGAGCGTGGAGGAACCCAAGGAATACAATTTATAGTTCAAATTATTTTAGCAAGATTATTGCTACCAGAATACTACGGGTTAATTGCGCTGATTACAGTTTTTATAGCCATAGCAAATGTTTTTGTACAAAGCGGTTTTAGCACCGCCTTAATTCAAAAAAAAGATGTGGACGAGTTGGATTTTAATTCAGTATTCTATATTGGGTTATCAGTGGCCATTGTGATGTATATCATTATATTTTTTTCTGCACCCCTTATAGCAGCTTTTTATAAGGAACCTAAGCTCATTCTCGTTCTTCGGGTATTGTCCTTAACTTTATTCTTTGGTGCGATGAACGCCATACAAATGGCTATAGTATCAAGAACCATGCAGTTTAAAAGGTTTTTTTTTAGTAGTTTAGGAGGGATCATCATTTCAGGAGTTGTGGGCATTGCTATGGCTTTTATGGGATTTGGCGTTTGGGCTTTGGTTGGACAACAGCTCAGTAATGGCTTTGTGGTTACGAGTATCTTATGGTTTACAGTGCAATGGCAACCTAAATTTCAATTCTCTTTAGCCAGAGTCAAAAGCCTTTTTGCATTTGGATGGAAGCTTTTGGTTTCATCTTTGCTCGAGACAGTATACAACAATGTTTATGGGCTGGTCATAGGGAGGACCTATAATGCGCAGATGCTGGGATACTATAACAGAGGTGATCAATTTCCTAATATGATTGTAACAAACATAAATGGTACTATTTCAAGTGTCTTACTACCATCACTTGCAGCACATCAACAGGATAAAGATAGAGTGAAAAGAATGGTGCGTCGGTCTATTGTAACGAGTGCCTTTATCATATTTCCAGCAATGGTAGGCTTGGCGGTATGTGCCCACCCTTTGGTGAGGATATTGCTAACTGACAAATGGTTAGCTTGTGTTCCTTTTTTACAGCTCATGTGCATATCCTATGCTTTCTGGCCCATACACACAGCTAATTTGCAGGCAATTAATGCACTCGGGCGAAGTGATATTTTTTTGAAATTAGAAATTATTAAAAAGTGTCTTGGTGTAGCCGTGTTGTGTGTAAGCATTCCTTTCGGCATTTATGTCATGATTGCATTTAAACCAATAGTATCTTTTGTTTCTACGCTTATAAATTCATTCCCGAATAGGAAATTATTAAACTATAGTTTTAAGGAACAGTGGTTGGATATTATGCCTTCAACCTTACTATCCATAACAATGGGCGTAATTATATATGCAATAAATTTTATCGGTTGGAATGCTTGGGTAACACTTATTCTTCAGTTGAGCATAGGAACAGTATTATATCTTGGAATGGCCCATGTTTTCAAGTTAGAGTGTTACAGATATTTGGTGGATACAATAAAAGAATTTTTTTGGGAAAGAAAGCAGGAGAGGTGTAAAAATGAAAAATTTGATCATCGTGGGGGCCGGAAATGCAGCTAG
- a CDS encoding sugar acetyltransferase, with amino-acid sequence MKNLIIVGAGNAARVVLQLAKDMNREKLRWNIKGFIADSGLDIKKLTNGDFDIIGTIEDWHPSDQEVFTCAIAEPKGREAVVMKLKARGAEFVNLIHPTAQISDYCEIGEGVIISPFTYVQANAKLGNFVYLMSGVAHDVKVQDYTTICGRCCITGNVQIGRRVFIASSATIIPEIKVGDDAFVCAGSVVNRDVIGGTKVFGNPARVISKPK; translated from the coding sequence ATGAAAAATTTGATCATCGTGGGGGCCGGAAATGCAGCTAGAGTAGTATTGCAGTTAGCTAAGGATATGAATAGAGAAAAGCTTAGGTGGAACATCAAGGGATTCATAGCAGATAGTGGGTTGGATATAAAAAAACTAACCAATGGAGACTTTGATATTATTGGTACCATTGAAGACTGGCATCCAAGTGATCAAGAGGTATTTACATGTGCTATTGCAGAACCTAAGGGAAGAGAAGCCGTAGTTATGAAACTCAAAGCACGTGGAGCAGAATTTGTTAATCTGATACATCCAACAGCACAGATTAGTGATTATTGTGAAATTGGAGAAGGTGTTATCATAAGTCCTTTCACTTATGTACAGGCGAATGCAAAACTTGGAAATTTTGTTTATCTTATGTCAGGTGTTGCTCACGATGTAAAAGTTCAGGATTATACAACGATTTGTGGACGGTGCTGTATAACAGGAAATGTACAGATTGGTAGACGTGTATTTATCGCTAGTAGTGCAACAATCATTCCTGAAATAAAAGTTGGCGATGATGCTTTTGTATGTGCGGGTAGTGTTGTGAATCGTGATGTGATAGGTGGAACGAAGGTATTTGGTAATCCAGCAAGGGTAATCAGTAAACCAAAATGA
- a CDS encoding acyl carrier protein yields the protein MDHVKKYNSIFIEVFDVEVTELNNDFTIDYKSNWDSIRHLSLIAALEDEFDMMLDTDDILEFNSYEKGKHLLAKYGIEL from the coding sequence ATGGATCATGTAAAAAAATATAACAGTATATTTATAGAGGTTTTTGACGTAGAGGTAACAGAATTAAATAATGATTTTACAATTGATTATAAAAGCAATTGGGACTCAATCAGACACCTAAGCCTTATAGCAGCCTTGGAAGATGAATTTGATATGATGTTAGATACAGATGATATATTGGAATTTAATTCATACGAAAAGGGAAAGCATTTATTGGCTAAATATGGTATTGAATTATAG
- a CDS encoding 3-oxoacyl-ACP reductase, which produces MSNSRLLEGKVCLITGTSRGIGRSIAEQFAKEGAIVYANARGNGSIDEWAKENSERYHTVVVPLYFDITDTAASKEAVMKIKQEQGHIDVLVNNAAVEIGELIGMISHESMMKMFEVNVYALINLLQFVARIMSNQTGGSIINISSVVGLRGNRGQLVYSATKGAVIALTKSAAKELAPKNIRVNSVAPGLTDTDMVREFDREHLKERISNIGMGRLAKPEDIAGACVFLASDLSEYISGQILGVDGCSIL; this is translated from the coding sequence ATGTCTAACTCAAGATTATTAGAAGGAAAAGTCTGCCTAATAACAGGAACAAGTAGGGGTATAGGTAGATCAATCGCAGAACAGTTTGCCAAGGAAGGTGCCATCGTTTATGCGAATGCACGAGGCAATGGCTCTATTGATGAGTGGGCCAAGGAGAACTCAGAACGTTATCATACTGTTGTTGTCCCATTGTACTTTGACATTACAGATACAGCAGCTTCAAAAGAAGCTGTTATGAAAATAAAGCAGGAGCAAGGGCATATTGATGTACTCGTCAACAATGCAGCAGTAGAAATTGGTGAATTAATTGGCATGATTTCTCATGAGAGTATGATGAAAATGTTTGAAGTGAATGTTTACGCACTGATTAACTTATTGCAATTTGTAGCTAGGATTATGTCAAATCAGACAGGTGGAAGTATTATCAATATATCATCGGTAGTCGGGCTAAGGGGCAATAGAGGGCAGTTGGTCTATTCAGCAACAAAAGGTGCGGTTATAGCCTTGACCAAATCTGCAGCGAAAGAACTCGCACCTAAGAATATACGAGTCAATTCTGTAGCACCAGGTCTAACAGATACAGATATGGTTAGGGAATTCGACAGGGAGCATTTAAAGGAGCGTATTTCTAATATCGGAATGGGAAGATTGGCCAAACCTGAGGATATAGCAGGTGCATGTGTTTTCTTAGCATCGGATTTATCAGAATACATATCGGGTCAAATTTTGGGAGTAGATGGTTGTTCAATTTTATAG
- a CDS encoding o-succinylbenzoate--CoA ligase, whose amino-acid sequence MFLKLDQKKSFATAAIDDSGSSISYGELCDFVEDFYLRVGKRTLIFNLSENCIGSMAGYVACLDKKVVPLLIKCDLDRSLLRFLIDLYRPEYIWMPKRYNQEFNYMQVYEQYGYVLCKTGLQTYELYHDLSLLLMTSGSTGSPKLVRHSYSNIQANAQNVAAFFELDEIDCGIALLPMQYTMGLSVVTSHLYAGATVLLTTLAMTEKKFWEFIKEHNATSFTGVPYNFEVLKKLRFFKMKLPYLKMITQGGGKLSEDLFREYSEFAKRTGKKFIATYGQTEGTARMAYLPAELATIKIGSIGGAIPNGHLSLIDDDGLEIEEMEAVGEMVYRGPNVTLGYAQDGDDLVRGDERNGVLYTGDIARRDADGCYYIVGRLNRFLKLYGLRVSLDEIEHLVKKAFDIDCACMGNDEKMTIFITDQDKQEGVFKYIAEKTGIYTKAFEIRFINEIPQNDAGKTLYKKLETLYDQILI is encoded by the coding sequence ATGTTTCTAAAATTAGATCAGAAGAAAAGCTTTGCAACTGCTGCTATTGATGACAGTGGAAGCTCAATTTCCTATGGAGAACTCTGTGATTTTGTTGAAGATTTTTATTTGAGAGTTGGAAAAAGGACATTAATCTTTAACCTGTCAGAGAATTGCATCGGTTCTATGGCGGGATATGTAGCTTGTCTTGATAAGAAAGTAGTACCTCTTTTGATTAAGTGCGACTTGGATAGGAGTTTGTTAAGGTTTTTGATCGATCTATATAGACCTGAATATATTTGGATGCCAAAACGGTATAATCAAGAATTTAATTATATGCAAGTTTATGAGCAATATGGATATGTGCTTTGTAAAACAGGCCTTCAAACTTATGAATTGTACCATGATCTTTCGCTTCTGCTTATGACCTCGGGTTCAACGGGTAGCCCAAAGCTCGTACGTCACAGCTATTCTAATATTCAAGCAAACGCTCAGAATGTTGCTGCTTTTTTTGAACTCGATGAAATTGATTGTGGCATTGCCTTATTGCCTATGCAATATACAATGGGGCTTTCTGTGGTAACGAGTCATCTATATGCTGGAGCTACAGTTTTATTGACAACATTAGCAATGACGGAAAAGAAATTTTGGGAATTTATCAAAGAACATAATGCTACGAGTTTTACTGGGGTCCCTTATAATTTTGAAGTTTTAAAAAAATTAAGATTTTTTAAAATGAAATTACCTTATTTAAAAATGATTACCCAAGGTGGGGGTAAATTATCAGAAGATTTGTTTAGAGAATATTCTGAATTTGCTAAGAGGACGGGAAAAAAGTTCATAGCAACTTATGGTCAAACTGAAGGAACAGCACGAATGGCTTATCTGCCTGCGGAATTGGCAACAATAAAAATTGGAAGCATAGGTGGTGCGATACCAAATGGCCATCTTTCACTGATTGATGATGATGGATTAGAAATTGAAGAAATGGAAGCTGTTGGAGAAATGGTATACCGTGGTCCTAATGTAACTTTAGGTTATGCCCAAGATGGAGATGATTTGGTGAGGGGTGACGAGCGAAATGGCGTATTATATACGGGGGATATAGCTCGACGGGATGCTGATGGGTGCTACTATATTGTTGGACGTCTGAACAGGTTTTTAAAGCTTTATGGTCTTCGTGTGAGTCTAGATGAAATAGAGCACTTGGTTAAAAAAGCTTTTGATATAGATTGTGCATGCATGGGTAATGATGAAAAGATGACCATATTTATCACCGATCAAGATAAGCAGGAAGGCGTATTTAAGTACATAGCTGAAAAAACAGGCATTTATACAAAGGCATTTGAAATACGTTTTATAAATGAGATACCACAAAATGATGCAGGGAAAACTTTATATAAGAAATTAGAAACTTTGTATGATCAAATTCTTATTTAG
- a CDS encoding aminotransferase — protein sequence MMKAIQVTRSSMPDFEEYIEEIKDLWESRWLTNNGIKHIQLEAELSKYLNTQNLTLFTNGHMALECVIAALNLSGEVITTPFTFASTTHAIVRNDLEPVFCDINPDDYTLDTQKLEGLITDKTSAILPAHVYGSICNVNEVEKIAKKYDLKVIYDAAHAFGVTVDGIGVGSFGDASMFSFHATKVFNTIEGGAITFRDVMLTKLLDNLKNFGITGPESVEGIGGNCKMNEFQAAMGICNLRNVDEEIEKRKTVVARYVKRLSGVKGIRLIKPQPGVKHNYAFVPAVFDGFTSNRDEVCAALENENIYARKYFYPLTNTFECYKDRFDVKETPVAQYIAERILTLPLYADLSLEDVDRICEIILK from the coding sequence ATGATGAAAGCAATCCAAGTAACGCGTTCCTCAATGCCGGATTTTGAGGAGTACATAGAAGAGATTAAAGACTTATGGGAAAGCCGCTGGCTGACGAACAATGGTATAAAGCATATACAATTAGAAGCAGAATTATCAAAGTATTTGAACACTCAAAATCTGACACTTTTTACAAATGGTCATATGGCCTTGGAGTGTGTTATAGCGGCCCTTAACCTTTCAGGAGAAGTGATCACAACACCATTTACTTTCGCATCTACAACACATGCTATTGTAAGGAATGACTTGGAACCAGTGTTTTGTGATATTAATCCAGATGACTATACCCTTGATACACAAAAGCTAGAAGGTCTTATTACAGATAAGACGTCTGCAATCCTTCCTGCTCATGTATATGGGAGCATATGCAATGTCAATGAAGTTGAAAAAATAGCAAAGAAATATGATCTTAAAGTAATCTATGATGCGGCACATGCATTTGGGGTTACTGTTGACGGTATAGGGGTTGGCAGTTTCGGAGATGCCTCGATGTTTAGTTTTCATGCAACAAAAGTATTCAATACGATTGAAGGGGGAGCAATTACATTTAGGGATGTTATGCTCACTAAATTGTTAGATAACTTAAAGAATTTTGGCATTACTGGTCCGGAGTCGGTTGAAGGTATTGGTGGTAATTGTAAAATGAATGAATTCCAAGCAGCAATGGGAATTTGCAATCTTCGAAATGTTGATGAAGAAATTGAGAAACGGAAAACTGTTGTGGCAAGATATGTTAAACGATTGAGTGGTGTTAAGGGCATTAGGTTGATAAAACCCCAACCAGGCGTAAAGCATAATTATGCTTTTGTACCAGCTGTATTTGATGGCTTTACAAGCAATCGGGATGAGGTTTGTGCAGCGCTAGAAAATGAAAATATTTATGCGAGAAAGTATTTTTATCCACTTACAAATACGTTTGAGTGTTATAAAGATAGATTTGATGTTAAAGAAACGCCAGTTGCGCAGTATATTGCTGAAAGGATACTAACATTGCCACTTTATGCTGATTTGTCTCTGGAGGATGTCGATAGAATTTGTGAAATTATTTTAAAGTAG
- a CDS encoding sodium:proton antiporter, producing the protein MNKKTLTKVTYFVLAALTIIAFFVSSRVTVSETTPLWQALGAWTLIPPLVAIVLAFLTKNVIISLAAGVFSGTMMVSLVGGTNVFKSITGAFTLMIKSMVNSMADPWNAGILLQVMAIGGLIALVSKMGGTFAIAEKLSQKAKTARSSQFITWILGLFVFFDDYANSLIVGPIMRPVTDKQRISREKLAFIVDATAAPIAGIAIVSTWIGYELSLIQEELTALSITKSAYAIFLETIPFRFYNIFILAFIVFSIVLLKEFGPMYKAEKRARTTGKVIADGSTPLAIGENMDIKPIAGMKTNIWNAIIPIFVLMAASLLGFYFNGYNALDEASLELVNSSPFSLTAIRICYSSSDASVVLFMAAMLAGIVAIVMGVFQKLFTIKDGVDTWIEGWKSMIITVVILLLAWSIADVIKNQLDADMYLADALKNTIPAFIIPTIIFLLGSIISFATGTSYGTMGILMPLAIPLANSASGGDMNLITLSIGAVLTGAIFGDHCSPISDTTILSSMGSSCDHIDHVKTQLLYAVVVAIISIVFGFLPAALGVSSLITLPAGILATGATLFIFGKSVGNKVSSS; encoded by the coding sequence ATGAACAAGAAGACTTTGACCAAAGTAACGTATTTTGTTTTGGCCGCTCTAACAATAATCGCTTTTTTTGTTTCATCTCGAGTAACGGTTAGCGAAACAACACCTCTTTGGCAAGCATTAGGGGCTTGGACCTTGATTCCACCTTTGGTTGCTATTGTACTTGCCTTTTTAACAAAGAATGTTATCATTTCACTCGCTGCTGGAGTTTTTTCAGGTACGATGATGGTTTCCTTGGTTGGTGGTACTAATGTCTTTAAATCAATAACTGGTGCTTTTACTTTGATGATAAAATCAATGGTTAATTCTATGGCAGATCCATGGAATGCTGGTATTTTATTACAGGTTATGGCCATTGGTGGTTTGATTGCTTTGGTCTCAAAAATGGGAGGTACTTTTGCGATTGCTGAAAAGCTTTCTCAAAAAGCCAAAACAGCAAGAAGTTCACAATTTATTACTTGGATATTAGGTCTCTTTGTGTTTTTTGATGACTATGCAAACTCCCTCATCGTTGGTCCTATTATGCGACCTGTCACAGATAAGCAACGCATATCAAGAGAAAAATTAGCCTTTATAGTCGATGCTACCGCAGCTCCTATCGCTGGAATTGCAATCGTATCAACCTGGATTGGGTATGAATTAAGTCTAATCCAAGAAGAACTAACAGCGCTATCTATTACGAAAAGTGCATACGCCATTTTCTTAGAAACCATACCTTTTCGTTTCTACAATATTTTCATACTAGCTTTCATTGTCTTTTCTATTGTTTTATTAAAAGAATTTGGTCCAATGTACAAAGCTGAAAAAAGAGCAAGAACTACTGGAAAGGTCATTGCAGATGGTTCTACTCCTCTTGCTATTGGCGAAAATATGGATATTAAACCAATCGCTGGTATGAAGACAAATATTTGGAATGCTATTATTCCTATTTTTGTTCTTATGGCGGCTTCTTTACTTGGTTTTTATTTTAATGGCTATAATGCTTTAGATGAAGCTAGTTTAGAGCTTGTGAATAGCAGTCCATTTTCCTTAACAGCTATCAGAATCTGCTATAGTAGTTCCGATGCCTCTGTTGTATTATTTATGGCTGCAATGCTAGCAGGAATTGTTGCAATTGTAATGGGTGTTTTTCAAAAACTATTTACCATTAAAGATGGAGTGGATACCTGGATTGAAGGTTGGAAGTCCATGATCATTACTGTTGTTATTTTATTGCTTGCATGGTCAATCGCTGATGTGATTAAAAACCAACTTGATGCAGATATGTATTTAGCAGACGCCCTAAAAAATACCATTCCCGCATTCATTATTCCAACTATAATTTTCCTTCTCGGTTCAATCATCTCCTTTGCTACTGGGACAAGCTATGGAACTATGGGAATTTTAATGCCCTTAGCTATACCTTTGGCAAATAGTGCTTCTGGCGGAGATATGAACCTGATCACTTTAAGTATTGGTGCTGTTTTAACTGGAGCAATCTTCGGTGACCACTGTTCACCAATTTCTGATACAACAATTTTATCTTCTATGGGTTCTTCTTGTGATCACATTGATCATGTGAAAACCCAATTATTATACGCTGTTGTTGTAGCGATTATCTCTATAGTCTTTGGCTTCTTACCGGCTGCTCTAGGTGTTTCCTCACTAATTACCTTACCTGCAGGTATTCTAGCAACTGGTGCAACGCTCTTCATATTCGGAAAAAGTGTTGGAAACAAAGTAAGCTCAAGCTAA
- a CDS encoding acyl-protein synthetase, with the protein MNIRNGGIDLKAREKLFSYREIYDHAGSEALFIAAMKESINHHRMNCSFYDQLLKTRCFSVESIQSIEDCAKIPLIPAQFFKYYEVLSVKKEEIKIHATSSGTQGQKSQIFLDSESVRLGTKMAIKAIKYHGFISVIPTNYLILGYEPIEGNDMGSVKIALGITRFAPVKEIVFALKPLGDRYEIDYFGIINALNRFDKQRLPVRILGFPSYLYMMLKMIQDSGRKPLKLNEKSIVLTGGGWKKYDDMIIDKDELYLMVEELLGIPERNCRDFYSAVEHSVAYPECENHHMHVPIWSRVIIRDVKTLEPLDFDQPGFLSFISPLVSSVPISSILMGDMAVLKNGMECGCGITTPYFEVIERVGTAKTRSCAVAASEYMKGVENE; encoded by the coding sequence ATGAATATACGAAATGGGGGAATTGATTTGAAGGCAAGGGAGAAGTTGTTTTCATACCGTGAAATCTATGATCATGCAGGTAGTGAAGCATTATTTATAGCAGCAATGAAAGAGTCAATTAACCACCATCGCATGAACTGTAGCTTTTACGATCAATTGCTGAAAACTCGTTGTTTTAGTGTGGAAAGCATTCAGTCCATTGAAGATTGTGCAAAGATACCCTTGATACCAGCTCAATTTTTCAAATACTACGAGGTTCTAAGCGTAAAAAAAGAAGAGATTAAAATCCATGCAACCTCATCAGGAACCCAAGGACAAAAAAGTCAAATTTTCCTCGACAGCGAATCGGTCAGACTTGGCACTAAAATGGCTATTAAGGCGATTAAGTATCATGGTTTTATTTCAGTTATTCCAACCAATTATCTTATTTTAGGATATGAACCTATAGAAGGCAATGACATGGGTAGTGTAAAGATTGCTCTTGGCATAACTCGATTTGCTCCTGTAAAAGAAATTGTATTTGCGTTAAAGCCTCTTGGAGATCGATATGAAATAGATTATTTTGGAATTATAAATGCGTTAAATCGTTTTGATAAACAAAGGCTCCCTGTTAGAATACTTGGATTCCCTTCGTACCTATATATGATGTTAAAGATGATACAGGATTCAGGTAGGAAGCCCTTGAAATTGAATGAAAAATCAATAGTGCTTACGGGTGGTGGCTGGAAGAAATATGATGACATGATAATTGATAAAGATGAGTTGTATTTAATGGTTGAGGAGCTTCTTGGTATTCCTGAAAGGAACTGTCGTGATTTTTACAGTGCGGTTGAGCATAGTGTCGCTTACCCAGAATGCGAAAATCACCATATGCATGTACCCATTTGGAGTAGAGTGATCATACGTGATGTAAAAACCTTAGAGCCTTTAGACTTTGATCAACCTGGGTTCTTAAGCTTTATCAGTCCATTGGTTTCTTCAGTGCCAATATCTTCAATTCTAATGGGAGATATGGCTGTATTGAAAAATGGTATGGAATGTGGCTGTGGAATTACAACACCCTATTTTGAAGTCATTGAAAGGGTAGGAACAGCGAAAACCAGAAGCTGTGCAGTTGCTGCTTCAGAGTATATGAAGGGGGTTGAAAATGAATAA
- a CDS encoding acyl-CoA reductase has protein sequence MNNIYRGEKISKQDFVDKLDMMKSQIEKDLLRNPLMPEKVIEAANTLSKEMKEVEVVDKIIELGISKWAVEEYVRVAIDSLSKDALLKKVHTELRENPFTWRKVVEGIEEKEHPLGVIVHIGAGNALGLSAFSVIEGLLTGNINILKLPENEGGLSSMLLMRLIEIEPLLKPYIYVLDVSSKDKEVICQLIGIANAVVVWGSDETIKAIRQLTPPRLPLIEWGHRLSFAYFTNNESIGKNLAGLARNICISDQLYCSSPQCVFYETDDRREVDHFANQLAQHMESIAGQYLVQDRPLEIQAQITWIQELIKMEELLQLKRLITDENNTFGVMVDYNPGLKASPLFRNIWVMPIKRENLFKLLRAHKGHLQTVGLCCEEQEFEELSKIFYTAGIHRITSCEAMSKNYSGEPHDGVYSLRNYVRIVNKVSI, from the coding sequence ATGAATAATATATATAGGGGTGAAAAAATCTCCAAGCAAGACTTCGTGGATAAGCTAGATATGATGAAGTCTCAAATTGAAAAGGATCTATTGAGAAATCCCTTAATGCCGGAAAAGGTTATCGAAGCAGCAAATACTTTGTCAAAGGAAATGAAAGAAGTAGAGGTTGTAGATAAGATAATTGAACTGGGCATTTCGAAATGGGCAGTCGAAGAATATGTTAGAGTGGCTATTGATAGTTTGAGTAAGGATGCGTTATTAAAAAAAGTACATACAGAACTGAGAGAAAACCCATTTACATGGAGAAAGGTGGTCGAAGGTATAGAAGAAAAAGAGCATCCACTTGGTGTCATTGTGCATATCGGAGCAGGAAATGCTTTGGGACTTTCAGCTTTCAGTGTAATAGAAGGACTACTTACTGGAAATATAAATATTTTAAAGCTACCTGAAAACGAAGGTGGCTTGTCCTCAATGTTACTAATGAGGCTCATCGAGATAGAACCTCTGCTAAAACCGTACATATATGTTCTAGATGTCTCATCTAAGGATAAGGAGGTTATCTGCCAGCTTATTGGGATAGCAAATGCCGTTGTTGTATGGGGATCAGATGAAACAATTAAGGCAATTAGGCAACTAACACCACCGAGATTACCTTTAATTGAATGGGGGCATCGTTTGAGCTTTGCATACTTTACAAATAATGAAAGTATTGGAAAAAACTTAGCTGGATTAGCAAGGAATATATGCATATCAGATCAGTTATATTGTAGTTCTCCGCAATGTGTTTTTTATGAAACAGATGATAGACGTGAGGTTGATCATTTTGCGAATCAATTGGCTCAACATATGGAAAGTATTGCAGGTCAATATCTAGTACAAGATAGACCGTTAGAAATACAGGCACAAATTACCTGGATACAAGAGCTCATTAAAATGGAGGAGTTATTACAATTAAAAAGATTAATTACTGATGAAAACAATACATTTGGTGTAATGGTTGATTATAATCCTGGATTAAAGGCATCACCACTTTTTCGTAATATTTGGGTAATGCCAATAAAAAGAGAAAATTTATTTAAACTGTTAAGAGCTCATAAAGGGCATCTTCAAACGGTAGGATTATGTTGTGAAGAACAAGAATTTGAGGAATTATCAAAGATCTTCTATACAGCAGGTATTCATAGAATTACCTCCTGTGAAGCTATGTCAAAAAACTATAGTGGGGAGCCTCATGATGGGGTATACTCGTTGAGGAACTATGTTAGAATAGTTAATAAGGTATCTATTTAA